GACCGCTTGCCTGCATGAAGCTTTCCAGTTTCTCGACGGCCGTCTGAAATTTTTGCACAACTTCAGGTGCCGGATCAACAAGCCAGATCTCCTTTACCCTGTCCTGGGCCTGGCCCGAAAAGAGACGGATGGCCTCGTCGACCTCGTCTTCCTGATAGCGAAAGTCGAGGATGTTCCCCCAAGGCTTGGTATCGTTAAGGACGCGATTCGTGCGCGAGAAGGCCTGGATCAGTCCGTGATGCTTGAGTTTCTTATCCACATACAGAGTGTTCAGAAACTTGGAATCAAACCCCGTTAAGAGCATGTCTACGACGATGGTGATGTCGATCTTGTTCTTGCGCGGGTAATCGGCATTGCTGTACTTCTGGTCCTTGATGCGCTTCTGCACATCTTGATAGTATAGATCGAATTCAGAAATACTGTGATTCGTACCGTATTGTCGGTTATAATCTTCGATAATGGATTTCAGTGCGGCCTTCTTCTGCTCGGGTTCTTGCTTGTTGTCCTCCTTCTCCTGTTCCAGATCTTCCTGCAACTGCTGCACATCCTTATTGCCTTCGGCCGGAGGCGAGAAGACGCAGGCAATCTGTAGCGGCTCAAAGACTTCATCGTTAAGCTGTCTGTTTGCCTGAACCTTTTTGAACAGCTCGTAGAATTCGATGGCATTGTTGATGGACGCCGTTGCCAGCAGGGCATTAAAGCGACGTCGGTCCGTGGCACTGTCGTGTTTTTCTAAAATGGCATCGATAACGGCCTCAGTTGGCGGGTTTTGCCCTTTTCGCGGCTTCTTGTCTCCATCCTTACCGTAGTAGTCGATGTGAAAGCTGAGCACATTTTTGTCGTCGATGGCATGAGTAATGGTGTAGGCATGAAGTTCTTTCTCGAAGATGTCTTTCGTGGTTTTGAATGATCCCACCGTACCTTCGCTCTGTTGATACGTAGCATTCTCTTCGAAGATAGGAGTGCCCGTAAACCCAAACAGCTGTGCCTTCGGGAAAAACTCTTTAATCATCTTATGATTATCGCCGAACTGTGAGCGGTGGCATTCATCGAAGATGAAGACCACCCGTTTATTGCGCAGGGGCTCAAGTCGTTCTTTGTAGGTCTGCTGGCCTACCTTCGACTTCATCTTGTTGCGTTTACTGTTCTCGTCAAGGGCCAATCCAAGCTTCTGGATCGTTGTCACGATCACCTTGTCGGCATAGTCCTCAGAAAGCATGCGGCGTACAAGCATCTCAGTATTGGTGTTTTGCTCGACGCATCCGTCCTGGAATCTGTTGAATTCTTCTCGCGTCTGTCGGTCAAGATCCTTACGGTCGACGACAAAGAGACATTTTTCGATATCAGGATTATCTTTCAAGAGAGTCGAGGCCTTGAAAGAGGTAAGCGTTTTTCCGCTACCTGTCGTATGCCATATATAGCCGTTACCTCGATTCTGGTGAATGCAATCCACGATGGCTTTCACTGCATAGATCTGATAGGGGCGCATAACGAGGACCTTTTGCTCGCTTTGCACCAGAACCATATAGCGACTGATCAAGCGCCCCAGATTGCATTTCTCGAGGAAGTCATCAGCAAACTCGTGCAGATGAGCGATCTTTCGGTTCCCTCTATCGGCATGCTGGTAGATGGGCAAGAATCGTTCGTCTGCGTTAAAGCTAAAATGCTGACTGTGATTGTTCGCGAAATAGTGCGTATCGCTTTCGTTGCTGACGATGAACAGCTGCATAAAGCAAAGCAATGAGTTAGAGTATCCGTTGCCGGGATGGTTCTTGTACTGGACGATCTGCTCCATCGCGCGACGAGGGCTGATTTGCAGCCCCTTCAGCTCGATCTGAACCACGGGAACACCGTTGATCAGGATGATGACGTCGTACCGGTGATGGCTGTATTCGGTATTGATGCGAAGCTGGTGGATGACTTCGAAATCATTCTTGCACCAGTCCCGGATGTTGACCAGCATGTATTCCAGTGGTGTTCCGTCTTCGCGCGTAAATTTGCCCTTCTCGCGCAGCGCCTGCGATGCCGTGAAAACATCGGCAGTGATGATCTCGTCGCGAAGTCGGGAGAACTCGGCATCAGTAAGCTGAACGCGATTCAGGGCCTCAAATTTCTTGCGAAAATTCTGCTCCAGCGCTGCCTTATCGCCAATGTCGGTCCGGATGGTGTATTTCAGATCTGAGAGCTTCTGAATCAGTTTCTGCTCGATCTCTTGTTCTCTTGTCATCCCGTAGACTCTATTAGATTGCCGCGGTCGGGCGTTTTTCTCACTGTTTGATAACGTTTTAATAGTATCGATCGTGCTCGCAACAATAATTAGAGCCGACAGTGAAATGACGGGCAGCCGCCGGGGAATGGTCCATAGGTCTATAAACAGTTATTTAGTTTAAAGTGAATTTATTTGTCAGATGAATGACTCCTGGCAATATGGCGGAAGCAGACAGCCAACCTGCGCCCCGCCTCCTACCTGTATTCCTCGGGCAGAAACTCGCAAACTCTGGCCCAGCATCTGGTAATCTCATCGACCACACTGGAAGCGGCGGGTCTTTCCGAAGCTTCGTTAGAGATGCATATATTCTTGCGCAGCCATTGACGCGAGAATCCCGCCCATTCACCGACGATGTTTCGTAGATTCGATTCAAGAACTGGAAAGACTTCAAGCCAGAGTATGCGCTCTACCTCCTCTTTGCCGTAGCCTGATTCGATGACTCTACGCGCAATATTTCGGTATCTGTCTTCGGTAATTTCCGTGTCGAGGAAGAGATCTGACATCGCCTCCCAGACGGGCAATCGTCGTTCTATTTCAGGTGATTGCATCGGTATTCCTCCATTGGATATGTCGTCTGCTGCTTCGGTCTCTTCTAACAGGCTGCTGAAAAAGTCCATCCGTGGACTTTTTCAGCTGACGGATTTTTGAGCTAAGCCCAAAAATTCTTACAAAATGGCCTTTTTCCAAAAAGGCCATTTTGGCAAAGCATCCTATTTTGCCATAGCAGGCTGCTGAAAAAGCAGCCTGCTATGGCTTGAACAATTTCAGCTGGAGGTTTTTTATATTCTTGAAATGCTTTCCGTTAGCCGTCGAAAGCGGAAGGCCGTTCTCGGTGGCCGTTGCTGCGATAATGGCGTCGCCCGCGCGGATTCCCGTAGCCAGACTGTACTCTTCAACATAAACGGTAGCTCGATGGCCGATGTTTTCCGTTAATGGGAGGATTTCAAAGCCGAATCGATTCAGGAATCGTTGAATAATGCGTTGTTCTTCACGATTGCGTGCACCCTGGAGAAGTTCCATCAGGGTTTGAACGGAAACGGCTCTTTCCATTGATGAATCGATAAGCCTGGCCGCTTTATGGTTACCTCTCTGCACGAAGATTATCCATGATCTCCTCAACACTGATGTCGGGCGCACTTTTCATGCCAAAAAAAGGATCTTCGAGAACGCGCACATGTTCCCTGTCCGCCGATGGCAGAATGACTCCACGCTCTTTGCCCCTTTCCCTTACCGTTACCTTTTCGCCATTGGCAAGGGCTGCCAGTATATCCCGGGTTTTGTAGCGTAGATCGAGAATGGATGCTTTCATAGGCCCTCTCCTTGAGAACACGTCCCAGAGCCCCTCCATGGGTTTTGCGACGGGTGCTAAATGTCTATATCAATATAGGCGTTCCGCCAACAGAAAAACCTGGCCTTATTCCGGAATATGAATCGTCGCCTTAATATGCTTCAGGTTGGCCACAATCGTAAAACTCATCAGCATTCTTATCTTTCCCTTATACTCAGAGG
This region of Leptonema illini DSM 21528 genomic DNA includes:
- a CDS encoding DUF7079 family protein; the encoded protein is MQSPEIERRLPVWEAMSDLFLDTEITEDRYRNIARRVIESGYGKEEVERILWLEVFPVLESNLRNIVGEWAGFSRQWLRKNICISNEASERPAASSVVDEITRCWARVCEFLPEEYR
- a CDS encoding type II toxin-antitoxin system VapC family toxin — translated: MERAVSVQTLMELLQGARNREEQRIIQRFLNRFGFEILPLTENIGHRATVYVEEYSLATGIRAGDAIIAATATENGLPLSTANGKHFKNIKNLQLKLFKP
- a CDS encoding type I restriction endonuclease subunit R: MTREQEIEQKLIQKLSDLKYTIRTDIGDKAALEQNFRKKFEALNRVQLTDAEFSRLRDEIITADVFTASQALREKGKFTREDGTPLEYMLVNIRDWCKNDFEVIHQLRINTEYSHHRYDVIILINGVPVVQIELKGLQISPRRAMEQIVQYKNHPGNGYSNSLLCFMQLFIVSNESDTHYFANNHSQHFSFNADERFLPIYQHADRGNRKIAHLHEFADDFLEKCNLGRLISRYMVLVQSEQKVLVMRPYQIYAVKAIVDCIHQNRGNGYIWHTTGSGKTLTSFKASTLLKDNPDIEKCLFVVDRKDLDRQTREEFNRFQDGCVEQNTNTEMLVRRMLSEDYADKVIVTTIQKLGLALDENSKRNKMKSKVGQQTYKERLEPLRNKRVVFIFDECHRSQFGDNHKMIKEFFPKAQLFGFTGTPIFEENATYQQSEGTVGSFKTTKDIFEKELHAYTITHAIDDKNVLSFHIDYYGKDGDKKPRKGQNPPTEAVIDAILEKHDSATDRRRFNALLATASINNAIEFYELFKKVQANRQLNDEVFEPLQIACVFSPPAEGNKDVQQLQEDLEQEKEDNKQEPEQKKAALKSIIEDYNRQYGTNHSISEFDLYYQDVQKRIKDQKYSNADYPRKNKIDITIVVDMLLTGFDSKFLNTLYVDKKLKHHGLIQAFSRTNRVLNDTKPWGNILDFRYQEDEVDEAIRLFSGQAQDRVKEIWLVDPAPEVVQKFQTAVEKLESFMQASGLPCEPSQVLNLKGDDARAEFINRFREVQRIKTQLEQYTDLDTASKQTIEQRLSADTLRSFKAVYLDTALELKRKQNRPDATDEVQQLEFDLVLFSSALIDYDYIMALIARSTQPTAKHRMTRLQLIELISAHANLMEEREEIIAYINSLKTGEVLNEKEIRRGYDLFKAEKAADELARIAAMQGLPITALKGFVDTIIDRMIFDGEALTDLFAPLELGWKERREAELALMAELVPYLRKLAGGHTISGLQGYESTTAAS